DNA sequence from the Helicobacter sp. MIT 05-5293 genome:
TGGGATTTGTGAAATGAATTTGTAGGGTATGGATTAGAATCCCAACATAATTTTAAGATGTGAGATTCTTAAAGTATTAATGGCTTTCCACCCAATAAGTATAGATTTTCATATGCTCTTTGCCAAAAGCTTGAAGAAGCTTATTAATGATAAATTTTGCCTTGTCATCATCGGTCAAAAATATTCTAAAAATCCCATATTCTTGCCGCCCGCCCACTTGTTCCTTAGGGCTTGCCAAAAACATACTTGAAGCGTATTTGGCGCAATGAATGTAAAAAAAGTCATCATAGCCATCTTCAAGCAACATATCTACGATAGAATCTTTGAGCGTGTGTTTGAAGTAAATCTCAATTTTTTGTTGTTGCATATATAAATCCTAAAGTTTTCTATCATAAAGGATTGGGCGTTTGTTCGCCATAGGCAATGATAAGGTTGATTTTAAACACAGCAATGAGATAATAAGCACAACCCACAAGCGTAGCAATGCTGGCTGCTATGACTATTACAGATGCGATTAATGTAATTCCATTAGATGCACTAGCTAATCCCCAAAAAAGCAGAAATACACTTAACCCCATAACAGCAAAACTCCATAGTATGATCTTAGCTCCTTTTAAGAATCCTTCTTGGTGGAGGATAAAGCTTTGTTCTTTGGCAATTTTAAACATCAAGACATAATCAATGACGAGCATAATCAAAACTAAAAACATATAGATTTGAAATGAAGAGCTTGAGGATATTTCCGGATTCTCTAATATACTTTTAGTATCTATACCTAAAAACCAGCCTAGCACACTCGCAACAAATGAGATACCAAAAACCACTATATAGAGTTTGAAAAGAATCTTACGCAGTGAAAGTTTGCAGAGATAAAAAAATGTAAGAAATAGGGACAAAACACACACAAAATTAGTAGCATAACTGATGAATAAAAAACTTTCAACCGAGTTGTTATTCATTAGCATAATCTGAAGCAATACATTGCCGATGATTGCTAATAAAAAAGTGAAAAGATAGAGATTCTTTGCTCGTTTGAGTAATGGAGTATCCTCGATACGATAAACAGGGACATCATCAGGCAATGGAGGCAGATTTACAGAAAAAAGAGACATCTTTACTATCCTTTAGAGTGAGATAAAAATAAAATCTTAATTGTAGCGTGAAATATCTTAAACTAAAAAGGATTATCACACAACAAGAAAGGGCTAGAGTTTAATGATTTTTGCGCCAAATCCTCCCATTTGTGGTGGAGCATCGTCAAAGGATAGAATCTTTGGGTGTTGGCACAGATATTCTTTGACTAATTTACTTAGCACACCTGTGCCAATACCATGATAGACAAGCACTTCATCATAACCTGCTATAAGCGCATCATTAAGGAAAATATCAAGTCGTTCAATGGCTTCTTCACCACGCATTCCATGCAAATCCAAGCTCACCCCCACACTTTTGGCTTTACTGAATCCTTGATATTTTTGCGGTGATGATGTGGGGATAAATGCGCCTAAAGGTTTGAGATTCTCTCTTTTTTCTTTAAGTTTAAAACCACTCTCAAGCTCGACACTATAGGTATCTTTATTGATTGCGATGATTTTTCCTCGTGTGTTGCCATATTTGACAAAATCACCCACTTTGAGAGGAGATATTTTAGCAGAATGCGGAAGGGGTGGAAGGGAATGTTTGGCATCAGTTTTGATGATATGATGAGCTTTATTCATTGCTTGGTGCATTTGTTTAGAATCTTGAGATTTGAGTGCATTTTTAAGTGTTTGTAGTGCTTGATTGTAGGTTTGTTCAAGCGCATTTTTAAGCGTTTGGAATTCATTTTTTTGTGCGGTGCGTTCATCGTTAAGATTCTCAATCTGCCGTTTATATGTGTTGATGTGAGAATCTAAAACAGCGGATTTTTCTTGTAGTTGCATTTCTAGCTCATTTGAACGTTGGATAAGATCATTCAAACGCTCTTTATCTTGACCATATAATGTTTTTGCTTGTGTGATAAGTGTGCTAGGAATGCCATAATTTTGGGCTGTTTCAAACGCATAGCTTTTACCAATGCTTCCATAGAGAAACGAAAAAAGTGGCTTTTGAGCCTTGACATCATACATTGCTGCGCAAAGCTGGATTCTGTGATTGTTTGCCATTAATGAAGCCAACCGCTTGTGGTGTGTGGTGAGTAGAATCTTTGTATTGTTTTGCAAAAGATGTTCTAAAAGGACTTTATAAAGACTCGCTGCTTCGTCCGCATCTGTGCCTAGCTCAATCTCATCAATGCCAAGTAGCATATTTTGAGTTTGGAGAATCTGCGAAAATTCAAGCATACGACCTGCAAAAGTTGAAATATCGTTTTTGCTATTTTGAGGATCGGAGATAATGGCTATAATATGCTTAAAATGGGGGATTTGTGATTTGTGAGGGTTGATTTTGAGCGGGAGGAGAAATTTCGTCAAAAAGCACGCACTAAGCACAGATTTAAGGAGCATTGTTTTGCCCCCAGCATTCACACCCGTAATCATCAAAAGATCTTTATCCCATTCTAAATCAATCGCCTTAGGATTTGCAAGAGCAGGGTGGCAAAAGTCTTTGAGAATAATGGGTGTTTTTTTGGACATTTCATAAACAAACTCAAGGCTATGAGTTTTGGCAAAACATAAACGCGCATAAATATGATCCCACTGATCAAAGCTTTTATTTAAAAAACGCAAGAATGGGAGATGTTTGTGTAGTGTGTTTGAAAGAGATTTACAAACCTCATAAAGGCTTGTTTCGAGACTATCTTTGAGTGTGTTTTGTCGCTCTTTAAGCGTCATAATCACATCGGGCAAAAGGTAAAAAAACCCACTTGCTGAACGCTCCAATATCATACCTTTTATAGCATGGTGATAGCCCGCTTTGAGCAAAAAGCATTCATTTTCGTTGAGATAATGCACTGATGAATCTACTAAATAAGGTGCGAGTTTAGCAGAGTGTAACAATTGATTGAGTGTTTGATTGATATGTCCTTTTGTATTTTGAATCTGCCTTTTGAGATAATCAATTTGCTCATATATACCCTCTTTAAGCTCACCTTCAAGTGTAAAGATAGAATCCATTTCTTTAATGGCTATGGGGATTTGGATTTTTTCAAGCCATTGAAAAGTGTAGGGTAAAGACGGGAGAATACTATGTTTAAGTGCAACAAAATAACGCACAAGTTTTATCATTTCAAAGATTTCATCAAATTTAAGTGTGCCAAATTTTTGTAAGTGTATCAAGGGCGTATCAAGATTGCAAAGACGAGGCGGGGCTAAGGGCGGTGATAGCTCAATTTCTTTGAGAATCTTTGCGTAAAATACCCTATCACCTTCAAAAAAAACATCTTTTTGACGAGCAAAGAAAGTCGCAAATTTTGCTAAAAACTCTTGCAAGTCAAGTTTAGAAGCAAGTATGTTATTTTCTGTCATTGTCGGCTTTGTCAGATTCGCTAACGCTGCAATTTTTGAGCGGGATAATGAGGGTATTAAATGGCGAAGAGGGCTTCCCTAAAAAGCTCATTGTGCCATTGTTGAAATTAAAAGTGTTATTAGTGATTTGGTATTCTTTTCCTTCAAATACGCAAGGTATTGCTTTACCTTGATTAAATGCGCTTTGAATATGTCCAAACTGCTCACTTTCTTGCTCTTGCCACAGATTATAAATGCCGATTAGAATCGCTACA
Encoded proteins:
- a CDS encoding DUF3240 family protein, whose protein sequence is MQQQKIEIYFKHTLKDSIVDMLLEDGYDDFFYIHCAKYASSMFLASPKEQVGGRQEYGIFRIFLTDDDKAKFIINKLLQAFGKEHMKIYTYWVESH
- a CDS encoding endonuclease MutS2, giving the protein MTENNILASKLDLQEFLAKFATFFARQKDVFFEGDRVFYAKILKEIELSPPLAPPRLCNLDTPLIHLQKFGTLKFDEIFEMIKLVRYFVALKHSILPSLPYTFQWLEKIQIPIAIKEMDSIFTLEGELKEGIYEQIDYLKRQIQNTKGHINQTLNQLLHSAKLAPYLVDSSVHYLNENECFLLKAGYHHAIKGMILERSASGFFYLLPDVIMTLKERQNTLKDSLETSLYEVCKSLSNTLHKHLPFLRFLNKSFDQWDHIYARLCFAKTHSLEFVYEMSKKTPIILKDFCHPALANPKAIDLEWDKDLLMITGVNAGGKTMLLKSVLSACFLTKFLLPLKINPHKSQIPHFKHIIAIISDPQNSKNDISTFAGRMLEFSQILQTQNMLLGIDEIELGTDADEAASLYKVLLEHLLQNNTKILLTTHHKRLASLMANNHRIQLCAAMYDVKAQKPLFSFLYGSIGKSYAFETAQNYGIPSTLITQAKTLYGQDKERLNDLIQRSNELEMQLQEKSAVLDSHINTYKRQIENLNDERTAQKNEFQTLKNALEQTYNQALQTLKNALKSQDSKQMHQAMNKAHHIIKTDAKHSLPPLPHSAKISPLKVGDFVKYGNTRGKIIAINKDTYSVELESGFKLKEKRENLKPLGAFIPTSSPQKYQGFSKAKSVGVSLDLHGMRGEEAIERLDIFLNDALIAGYDEVLVYHGIGTGVLSKLVKEYLCQHPKILSFDDAPPQMGGFGAKIIKL